The following proteins are encoded in a genomic region of Dialister hominis:
- a CDS encoding ISL3 family transposase yields the protein MYSYGAFSVLIKDFPDLPKQKKYIEFSGHRFRCTSCGETITEDIPCQCPFTRVTWDMALWIIHLLKCHTSISAISAMLSVHWSTIQKIQKHIMDKALAAFETCLKKSNYRPRYLAVDEFAIHKGHRYATCVMDLETGFILWAGLGRSMADFEHFFKSIDLSLLSRLKAVAMDMNASFNRLFQKYCPKVPIVYDRYHMQAQFGRDVMGAVRLEEAQKHRQEAEALKEYTKETNNPELQKMAREKSHEERKLYTELKKSRWILLKKDDHLNERQKTHLLDILSEHRDLAICYAMKKEMTRLFTLTDYEEALAGWTKWIQAGLESGIPALVKFARQKQKRIKGLAAHALYPINTGKLEGFNNKIKVLKRIGYGYRNMDYFFTLIQFHSLPKNYSSPKSP from the coding sequence ATGTATAGTTATGGGGCTTTTTCTGTACTCATCAAGGATTTTCCAGATCTTCCTAAGCAAAAGAAGTATATAGAGTTCTCGGGGCACAGATTCCGCTGCACATCCTGCGGGGAGACCATAACGGAAGATATCCCCTGCCAATGCCCTTTCACACGCGTTACTTGGGATATGGCCTTGTGGATTATCCATCTGCTTAAGTGTCATACATCCATTTCTGCCATTTCGGCCATGCTCTCTGTACATTGGAGTACCATACAGAAAATACAAAAGCATATCATGGATAAGGCGTTGGCTGCCTTTGAAACCTGCCTGAAGAAAAGTAACTATCGCCCACGGTATTTGGCCGTAGATGAGTTCGCTATCCATAAGGGCCATCGCTATGCCACCTGCGTTATGGATTTGGAAACGGGATTCATCTTGTGGGCCGGCCTGGGTCGCTCCATGGCAGATTTTGAGCACTTCTTTAAGAGCATTGACCTTTCGCTTCTTTCCAGGCTAAAAGCGGTGGCCATGGATATGAACGCATCCTTTAACAGGCTGTTCCAGAAATATTGTCCGAAGGTCCCCATCGTTTATGACCGGTACCATATGCAGGCACAGTTTGGGCGTGATGTTATGGGAGCCGTGCGCCTGGAGGAAGCACAAAAGCATAGGCAGGAAGCAGAAGCATTAAAGGAATATACGAAAGAAACTAATAATCCAGAGCTCCAGAAGATGGCCAGGGAAAAGAGCCATGAAGAAAGGAAGCTTTATACCGAATTAAAGAAATCCCGATGGATACTGTTAAAGAAGGACGACCACCTGAATGAAAGGCAGAAAACTCATCTGTTGGATATCCTGAGCGAGCATAGGGATTTGGCGATTTGTTATGCCATGAAGAAGGAGATGACTCGTCTGTTCACATTGACTGACTATGAAGAAGCTCTCGCCGGATGGACAAAATGGATTCAGGCTGGACTGGAGAGCGGGATTCCTGCCCTGGTAAAGTTTGCCCGGCAAAAGCAGAAGCGAATCAAGGGACTGGCTGCTCATGCCCTGTATCCTATCAATACGGGGAAGCTTGAAGGATTCAATAATAAGATCAAGGTACTAAAAAGAATCGGATATGGGTACCGAAACATGGATTATTTCTTTACCCTTATCCAATTCCATTCTTTACCTAAAAATTATTCATCCCCCAAATCTCCGTGA